In one window of Bdellovibrio bacteriovorus W DNA:
- a CDS encoding putative transposase: protein MACKKSFSTRTLSPTFGQKRVDLNVQIFKLATSGIALREIARLLNCNYKTVYYKFKWLGPRAKEFHKNQHFNSKEVFFDEMESIEHTKLKPLTIALAVNEHYQLLGVQVGSIPAKGHLANIAYRKYGYRANESSDKINELLLSIRSKVESIQEIKSDAKPLYKNLVKNIFPNVPYKQFTSRDNKEKRREQKYLSSEKRIHDPLFPLNHTCAVLRDHIKRLARKSWCTSKIKEHLELNIYLYIAKLNQYRFM, encoded by the coding sequence TTGGCCTGCAAGAAGTCCTTTTCTACTAGAACTTTATCCCCTACATTTGGACAAAAAAGAGTCGATCTTAATGTACAGATTTTTAAACTTGCAACCTCAGGAATCGCTCTAAGAGAAATCGCAAGACTATTAAACTGTAACTATAAAACCGTGTACTATAAATTTAAATGGCTCGGCCCTAGAGCAAAAGAGTTTCACAAGAATCAACATTTCAATTCCAAAGAAGTGTTTTTTGATGAAATGGAATCTATTGAACATACAAAACTCAAACCCCTTACTATTGCACTAGCAGTTAATGAACATTACCAATTATTAGGTGTTCAGGTAGGAAGTATTCCCGCCAAGGGACATCTTGCGAATATAGCTTATAGAAAATACGGGTATAGAGCTAACGAGTCCTCTGATAAAATCAATGAGCTTCTTTTAAGCATCAGATCCAAAGTGGAATCCATTCAAGAAATCAAATCAGATGCAAAACCACTTTATAAGAATCTCGTAAAAAATATCTTCCCGAATGTTCCCTATAAACAGTTCACTAGCAGAGATAATAAAGAAAAAAGAAGAGAACAAAAGTATCTAAGCTCTGAAAAAAGAATCCATGATCCACTTTTCCCACTCAACCATACCTGCGCTGTATTAAGAGATCACATCAAAAGACTTGCTAGAAAAAGTTGGTGTACATCCAAAATCAAAGAACATCTCGAACTGAATATCTATTTGTACATAGCTAAGCTGAATCAATACAGATTCATGTAG
- a CDS encoding fumarate hydratase, class I (COG1951 Tartrate dehydratase alpha subunit/Fumarate hydratase class I, N-terminal domain) produces MSFTYYPLYEKQTDNTEYKLITSEHVRTETFNGREVLIVEPEALELMAQEALSDVSHLLRSAHLQKLEHILQDPEASANDRFVAVDLLKNAIIAAQMEFPSCQDTGTAIVVGKKGEGVFTGADDKEFLSKGIFNTYQKRNLRFSQMAPISFFEEKNTGTNLPAQIDIYAEAGNEYHFLFLAKGGGSANKSYLYQKTKAVLNPEGFESFVKDTLKSLGTAACPPYHLAFCVGGTSAEETLKIVKYASAGYLDNLPTSGSAGGRAYRDTEMEKQIEAWARETGIGAQFGGKYFVHDVRVIRLPRHGASCPIGVGVSCSADRNIRGKITKDGIFLEKLEAHPEQYLPNHLKDSSAEAISIDLNQPIQETLKVLSQQKVATRVMLNGPMIVARDIAHAKLKEMVDQGKGVPEYFKQFAVYYAGPAKTPKGYASGSFGPTTSERMDPYVGTFQSLGGSMIMLGKGNRSEQVTEACKTHGGFYLGSIGGPAARLGKECITKVEVLDFPELGMEAVWKIEVKDFPAFIIVDDKGNDFFKSFLRNL; encoded by the coding sequence ATGTCATTTACATACTATCCACTTTACGAAAAGCAGACTGATAACACTGAATACAAACTCATTACCTCTGAGCATGTGCGCACAGAGACTTTCAATGGCCGCGAGGTTTTGATTGTTGAGCCTGAAGCTCTAGAGTTAATGGCCCAAGAAGCTCTAAGTGATGTTTCGCATTTATTGAGATCAGCTCATTTACAAAAACTTGAACACATTCTCCAAGACCCAGAAGCTTCAGCGAATGATCGCTTCGTGGCAGTGGATCTTTTAAAGAACGCTATTATCGCGGCACAGATGGAGTTCCCATCTTGTCAAGACACGGGCACAGCCATTGTCGTGGGAAAAAAGGGCGAAGGCGTTTTCACAGGTGCTGACGATAAAGAATTTCTTTCGAAGGGTATTTTTAATACCTACCAAAAAAGAAATTTACGTTTCTCGCAAATGGCTCCGATTTCATTTTTTGAAGAAAAAAACACTGGCACAAATCTTCCGGCGCAGATTGATATCTATGCAGAGGCAGGCAATGAGTATCACTTTTTGTTTTTAGCTAAAGGTGGTGGCAGTGCGAATAAGTCCTATCTTTATCAAAAGACCAAAGCAGTTCTAAACCCTGAAGGCTTTGAAAGCTTCGTAAAAGACACTTTGAAGTCTTTAGGCACAGCCGCGTGTCCTCCGTATCACTTGGCATTTTGTGTAGGTGGAACTTCCGCTGAAGAGACATTGAAAATCGTAAAATATGCCTCTGCAGGATACCTCGACAATCTTCCGACATCAGGAAGTGCGGGCGGCAGAGCTTATCGTGATACAGAGATGGAAAAACAGATTGAAGCATGGGCTCGAGAGACGGGGATCGGTGCGCAATTTGGTGGTAAGTACTTTGTGCACGACGTGCGCGTGATTCGTCTTCCTCGTCACGGGGCAAGTTGCCCTATTGGTGTGGGAGTGAGTTGCTCTGCGGATAGAAATATTCGCGGTAAAATTACTAAAGACGGAATCTTTTTAGAGAAGCTTGAGGCTCATCCAGAGCAATATCTGCCGAATCATCTGAAGGATTCTTCTGCAGAGGCTATCTCTATTGATTTGAACCAACCTATTCAAGAAACTTTAAAAGTTCTCTCTCAACAAAAAGTTGCAACCAGAGTGATGCTCAATGGTCCTATGATTGTGGCTCGTGATATTGCGCACGCGAAACTCAAAGAGATGGTTGATCAGGGAAAAGGTGTGCCTGAGTACTTCAAGCAGTTTGCGGTTTATTATGCAGGCCCAGCTAAAACTCCGAAGGGTTATGCTTCGGGATCTTTTGGACCGACAACCAGTGAGCGCATGGACCCTTATGTGGGAACATTCCAATCTCTTGGTGGTTCGATGATCATGCTAGGTAAAGGCAATCGCAGTGAGCAGGTGACCGAGGCTTGTAAAACTCACGGTGGATTCTATCTTGGTTCTATTGGTGGACCCGCTGCAAGACTTGGAAAAGAATGTATCACAAAAGTAGAAGTTCTTGATTTCCCTGAACTTGGAATGGAAGCCGTTTGGAAAATCGAAGTTAAAGATTTCCCTGCCTTCATCATCGTTGATGATAAAGGCAATGATTTCTTTAAGTCGTTTTTGCGGAACCTTTAA
- a CDS encoding DNA polymerase III subunit epsilon (COG0847 DNA polymerase III, epsilon subunit and related 3'-5' exonucleases) yields the protein MNFRWLGKSDDGNTVTLQRLNECPLKSPDYYTQDWIQKNSDVIRRGVALDVETTGLQHQSCHIIEIALREFFFNKSNGDVLSLGRSYESFQEPPTQIPDEIIQLTGITPEMVAGKNIDWNTVDTIIGDAHLVIAHNASFDRPFIDRHSKPSVEKVWACSHRQVDWKRHGFSSTKLELLNIYHGFFTDSHRAMNDVDALLYLLSLSGPFDGKSYLSELIENARRPSSQVVASGAPFDSKDFLKQRGYSWDNTNRFWSKVIFKDQVSEEISWLESSVYFGSFRGFTRDFALTDSFKAQN from the coding sequence ATGAATTTTAGATGGCTTGGCAAATCAGACGATGGCAACACAGTGACTCTACAGCGCCTCAACGAATGTCCTTTGAAGTCTCCAGATTACTACACTCAGGATTGGATCCAAAAGAATTCAGACGTCATCCGTCGCGGTGTTGCCCTTGACGTGGAAACCACAGGTCTTCAACACCAGTCTTGCCATATTATTGAAATTGCGTTGCGAGAGTTCTTCTTTAATAAATCCAACGGAGATGTTTTATCTTTGGGGCGAAGCTATGAGAGCTTCCAAGAACCGCCCACACAAATTCCGGATGAAATTATTCAGCTCACTGGGATCACACCAGAAATGGTTGCTGGAAAAAACATTGATTGGAACACAGTTGATACAATCATTGGCGATGCTCACCTAGTCATAGCTCACAACGCATCGTTTGATAGACCTTTTATTGATCGTCACAGCAAACCTTCGGTCGAGAAAGTATGGGCCTGCTCTCATCGCCAAGTGGATTGGAAACGCCATGGCTTTTCAAGTACCAAGCTTGAACTTCTTAATATCTACCATGGTTTCTTTACCGACTCTCATCGCGCAATGAACGATGTGGATGCCCTGTTATATCTTCTCAGCCTCTCAGGACCCTTTGACGGAAAGTCTTATCTCAGCGAATTGATAGAAAATGCGCGTCGTCCTTCTTCGCAAGTTGTCGCTTCAGGAGCGCCCTTTGATTCCAAAGACTTTCTCAAGCAACGAGGTTATTCTTGGGACAATACCAATCGCTTCTGGTCAAAAGTAATTTTCAAAGATCAGGTCTCCGAAGAAATTTCTTGGTTAGAATCGTCAGTGTATTTTGGAAGCTTCCGTGGTTTCACACGTGACTTTGCTTTAACAGACTCATTTAAAGCTCAGAATTAA
- a CDS encoding glycerol-3-phosphate transporter (COG2271 Sugar phosphate permease) has protein sequence MALLLVSLCLAAVITLYFKNNPLGHSKKFMFRRFVNWFPLGMTYAFLYMGRYNLAVSKNALGDMMTKEQFGLIFAAGTITYGLSFLLNGPIVDKIGGKRGIIIAALGSAVMNILMGGVTYLYLMGRLKTNMVVALSILFALNMFFQSYGAVSIIKVKAYWFHVRERGVFGAIFGTLISFGVYFAFDWGQAIIEASKRNVDHPRSAFENFIQHIFAIDTGMTDATWLVFLIPAFLLVIWALIDMVLLKDSPAEANFGDFDTADGSSDDDTGDQKVSIVYMLKKMFTHPVMLTIAFIDFTSGVLRNGIMQWYLVYAHEMEAVNKAFYEGSQFFIKNWGLLLCLTGIVGGFASGFISDRLFSSRRGPPAAINNFLMVLLLIVMVFSIMKYPTVLGISAILITLTVIGVHSLMSGTAAADFGGKKMTATASGIVDGFVYLGSGIQSIAIGYLSHKSWVYWPMFLIPFAVLGLILSLKMWNALPAATKKYLKDVEQKNVGNAAAASAIKPDPAGAK, from the coding sequence ATGGCGTTACTACTCGTCAGCCTGTGCTTAGCAGCTGTGATTACGCTTTACTTCAAGAACAATCCTTTAGGTCACTCTAAAAAGTTTATGTTCAGAAGGTTCGTAAATTGGTTTCCCCTGGGAATGACTTATGCCTTCCTATATATGGGCCGCTACAATCTTGCGGTTTCTAAAAATGCTCTTGGCGACATGATGACTAAAGAGCAGTTCGGTTTGATCTTTGCCGCCGGCACCATTACCTACGGCCTCTCCTTTCTTCTCAATGGTCCTATCGTTGATAAAATCGGCGGTAAGCGCGGAATTATTATCGCAGCACTCGGATCTGCAGTGATGAATATCCTAATGGGTGGAGTGACTTATCTCTACCTCATGGGGCGCCTTAAAACGAACATGGTCGTAGCCCTTTCAATTCTATTTGCTTTGAATATGTTCTTCCAGAGTTATGGAGCTGTTTCCATTATCAAAGTAAAAGCTTATTGGTTCCACGTTCGTGAGCGCGGAGTCTTTGGAGCGATCTTTGGAACGCTGATTTCTTTCGGAGTTTACTTTGCCTTCGACTGGGGTCAAGCCATCATTGAAGCTTCTAAGCGCAATGTCGATCACCCTCGTTCTGCTTTTGAAAACTTCATCCAGCACATCTTTGCTATCGACACAGGTATGACAGACGCCACTTGGTTGGTGTTCTTAATCCCAGCATTCCTATTGGTTATCTGGGCGCTTATCGACATGGTTCTATTAAAAGACTCTCCAGCTGAGGCAAACTTTGGAGACTTCGATACGGCAGACGGCTCTTCTGATGACGACACTGGAGACCAAAAAGTTTCTATCGTCTACATGCTTAAGAAAATGTTTACTCACCCGGTGATGCTAACTATTGCATTTATCGACTTTACATCGGGCGTCCTGAGAAACGGTATTATGCAATGGTACCTTGTCTATGCCCATGAAATGGAAGCTGTTAATAAAGCTTTTTATGAAGGTTCTCAGTTCTTTATCAAAAACTGGGGTCTACTACTTTGCCTAACGGGAATCGTCGGCGGCTTTGCTTCAGGTTTTATTTCTGACAGACTTTTCAGCTCTCGTCGTGGACCTCCAGCAGCAATCAATAACTTCCTGATGGTCTTGCTTTTAATTGTGATGGTTTTCTCGATCATGAAGTATCCAACAGTTCTAGGTATATCAGCTATCTTGATCACTCTGACTGTTATTGGTGTCCATTCTCTAATGTCTGGAACGGCGGCAGCGGACTTCGGTGGTAAGAAGATGACAGCGACAGCTTCTGGGATCGTTGATGGGTTCGTCTACTTGGGTAGCGGTATTCAGTCGATTGCCATTGGTTACCTTTCTCATAAGAGCTGGGTTTACTGGCCAATGTTCCTGATCCCATTTGCAGTTCTAGGCTTGATCCTTTCTTTAAAAATGTGGAATGCTCTTCCAGCGGCTACTAAGAAGTATCTTAAAGACGTGGAACAAAAAAATGTAGGCAACGCAGCAGCAGCTTCTGCAATTAAACCTGATCCAGCTGGTGCAAAATAG
- a CDS encoding hypothetical protein (COG1273 Uncharacterized conserved protein), with amino-acid sequence MALAKESRTSQRKKAPVLSSKSKKKAKATRKTAKKTATSENKTAEKKEPSMSRGIWSGNISFGLINIPVRLITSKEQPDLHFTMLDPRNLSPVGYKYYNKLSGKEISRSDTVKAFEFKKGEFVILSDADFKKANPEATQTIDIQTFVELEEIDPVYFMRAYYILPNRGGDKAYSLLSQSLTSSGKVAIAKIVLHTKQHLAALIPRGEYLILELLHFAEDVKDLEELSEMSRKSTRILPEEEEMAMRLMEGMSSQWNPRKYKDTYREDIMKQVHAKVRAGKATEITKDLPKVSTGEIKESDLLPLLQKSLASSRKKVSRKNIH; translated from the coding sequence ATGGCTTTGGCAAAAGAATCTCGAACTTCACAACGCAAGAAAGCTCCGGTGCTTTCATCGAAATCAAAAAAAAAGGCGAAGGCCACACGCAAGACCGCAAAAAAAACAGCAACGTCTGAAAATAAAACTGCAGAAAAAAAAGAGCCCTCTATGTCCCGCGGTATTTGGAGCGGGAACATTAGCTTTGGACTCATCAATATTCCTGTGCGCTTAATCACCAGTAAAGAGCAGCCTGATTTGCACTTTACCATGTTAGATCCGCGCAATCTTTCTCCGGTGGGATATAAGTATTATAACAAACTAAGTGGGAAAGAAATTTCTAGATCCGACACGGTGAAGGCCTTTGAATTTAAAAAAGGTGAGTTTGTTATTTTATCGGATGCTGACTTTAAAAAAGCAAATCCTGAGGCGACGCAAACCATTGATATTCAGACCTTTGTAGAACTCGAAGAAATTGATCCGGTCTATTTTATGCGTGCCTATTATATTTTACCGAATCGAGGAGGGGATAAAGCCTACTCTCTCTTAAGTCAATCGCTCACAAGCTCTGGAAAAGTCGCTATTGCTAAAATTGTTTTACATACAAAACAGCATCTTGCGGCCCTGATCCCTCGGGGAGAATATTTAATCTTAGAGCTCCTTCATTTTGCTGAGGATGTGAAGGACCTTGAGGAACTTTCCGAGATGTCTCGAAAATCTACCCGCATCTTACCAGAAGAAGAGGAGATGGCCATGCGCCTGATGGAGGGGATGAGCTCACAGTGGAATCCTCGGAAATATAAAGACACCTATCGAGAAGATATCATGAAGCAAGTCCACGCCAAGGTTCGCGCTGGCAAGGCCACAGAGATCACGAAGGACCTTCCAAAAGTTTCTACAGGCGAGATCAAAGAATCCGACCTACTTCCTCTATTGCAAAAGAGTTTGGCAAGTTCGAGAAAAAAAGTTTCGCGTAAAAACATACATTAG
- a CDS encoding ATP-dependent protease LA (COG0466 ATP-dependent Lon protease, bacterial type), whose protein sequence is MSYVSTYVPVIPLKNSVLFPDISMPLRVGRERSIAALHRAIGDNRWLVLLTQRNPQVQVESMNDLYTVGTMAKVESFRIEDDGSYSIFVKAHQRVKVIQSREAGGVFEAMTESYDDVGTLDKKTEEALLLSLRQLSDELLELTPGSPRQIKDMIDIVEDLGTLTNMCAAFADFPLEEKQEILEIRVLKDRTLKLLDRLQTLRERLKIQRGIHDKLNESFQQTQKEAILREQIRVIRDELGDNANTDFFEKMRDQIRQTKMLPEAQELAESQLKRLESINSASPEYQMIRSHLEFMVDLPWSVSSAHKEINLDEAERILNEDHYGLDKIKKRILQHLAVMKLRKSHQGSILLFVGPPGVGKTSLGKSIAKALGKKYTRVSLGGVRDDAEIRGHRRTYIGALPGRIISALKKSGENDPVFILDEIDKLTRGYGGDPASAMLEVLDPEQNSTFHDHYLDTPFDLSKVFFIATANSLDTIPAPLLDRMEVVELHGYTLEEKRQIALKYLWPKQLKEHGIPEEKLKITDKALASLMSHYTREAGVRDLQRKIASICKYMSVKLVRSETDHLTVTERDLEEILGPEKFTSELVEKSLPPGVATGLAWTQAGGDILFVEAAQMKGNGKLVLTGQLGDVMQESAKIALSLLKSRLPIIDPMLDFSKKDIHIHVPAGAIPKDGPSAGVTMLVAIASLVLGRVVDPRLAMTGEISLRGSVLPVGGIKEKVIAAHRAGVRTVLLCRKNKKDLAEIPREITEDINFLFVDDVNEVLKVVLGVDLPRWTPMDFKTPPNQPLLPAS, encoded by the coding sequence ATGTCATACGTCTCAACTTACGTACCAGTGATTCCTCTGAAGAACTCAGTTCTTTTTCCTGATATTAGTATGCCCCTTCGCGTAGGTCGTGAGCGCAGCATTGCCGCCCTTCATCGTGCTATTGGTGACAACCGTTGGTTGGTCTTACTGACTCAGAGAAACCCTCAAGTTCAAGTCGAATCCATGAACGATCTCTACACCGTGGGAACCATGGCAAAAGTAGAGTCCTTCCGCATTGAAGATGACGGAAGCTATAGCATTTTTGTAAAAGCTCATCAGAGAGTCAAAGTCATACAGAGTCGCGAAGCAGGCGGCGTATTTGAAGCTATGACCGAGAGCTATGATGATGTCGGAACTTTAGATAAAAAAACCGAAGAAGCGCTTCTCTTAAGTCTTCGCCAATTAAGTGATGAACTCTTAGAGCTCACTCCCGGCAGTCCCCGTCAGATCAAAGATATGATTGATATCGTTGAAGACTTAGGAACGCTCACCAATATGTGTGCAGCCTTCGCCGATTTTCCATTGGAAGAAAAACAAGAAATCTTAGAAATTCGTGTTCTCAAGGATCGCACTTTGAAACTGCTAGATCGACTTCAAACACTGCGTGAGCGTCTTAAAATTCAAAGGGGCATTCACGACAAGCTCAACGAAAGTTTTCAGCAGACACAGAAAGAAGCTATCTTGCGAGAACAAATCCGCGTGATTCGCGATGAGCTTGGTGATAATGCCAACACGGACTTCTTTGAAAAGATGCGTGATCAGATTCGCCAAACAAAAATGTTGCCGGAAGCACAAGAATTGGCAGAATCCCAACTCAAACGCCTTGAGAGCATCAACTCTGCAAGTCCTGAGTATCAAATGATTCGCTCGCATTTAGAGTTCATGGTGGATCTGCCATGGAGTGTTTCTTCAGCTCATAAAGAAATTAATCTCGACGAAGCAGAAAGAATACTTAATGAAGACCACTATGGTTTAGACAAAATCAAAAAGAGAATCCTGCAACACTTAGCAGTGATGAAACTGCGCAAGTCTCATCAAGGATCAATTTTACTTTTCGTCGGCCCTCCAGGCGTTGGAAAAACGTCTTTGGGCAAGAGTATAGCTAAAGCACTGGGCAAGAAATACACTCGTGTTAGCCTTGGCGGCGTGCGAGATGATGCGGAAATCCGCGGGCATCGCCGCACCTACATAGGTGCACTCCCTGGTCGTATTATCAGCGCGCTTAAAAAGTCCGGCGAAAATGATCCTGTTTTTATTTTGGATGAAATTGATAAGCTCACGCGCGGTTATGGTGGTGATCCAGCCTCTGCGATGCTAGAAGTTTTAGATCCAGAACAAAACAGCACCTTTCATGATCACTACTTAGATACACCGTTTGATCTTTCAAAGGTATTCTTCATTGCAACGGCAAACTCATTAGACACGATTCCTGCGCCGCTTTTAGATCGCATGGAAGTTGTTGAGCTTCATGGCTATACGCTTGAAGAAAAGCGCCAAATTGCTTTGAAATACCTATGGCCGAAACAGCTGAAAGAACATGGTATCCCAGAAGAAAAACTCAAAATCACTGACAAGGCACTTGCAAGTCTTATGTCACACTACACTCGCGAGGCCGGCGTTCGCGATCTGCAAAGAAAGATCGCCTCTATCTGTAAGTATATGAGTGTGAAACTTGTGCGCTCTGAAACGGATCATCTCACTGTGACCGAAAGAGATCTTGAAGAGATCTTAGGTCCTGAGAAGTTCACTTCTGAATTGGTAGAAAAATCGCTTCCTCCTGGGGTTGCCACAGGGCTTGCGTGGACACAAGCAGGTGGTGATATTCTCTTTGTTGAAGCCGCACAGATGAAGGGAAATGGAAAACTCGTCCTGACCGGTCAATTGGGAGACGTGATGCAAGAGTCTGCGAAGATTGCTCTGAGCTTACTGAAATCTCGCTTACCCATCATTGACCCTATGCTCGACTTTAGCAAAAAGGATATCCATATTCACGTGCCTGCTGGCGCAATTCCTAAGGACGGGCCTTCGGCGGGAGTTACTATGCTAGTTGCTATCGCCTCCCTTGTATTAGGGCGTGTGGTGGACCCGAGATTGGCAATGACTGGTGAAATCTCTTTAAGAGGCAGCGTACTCCCTGTGGGCGGCATCAAAGAGAAAGTTATTGCCGCTCATAGAGCTGGCGTGCGCACCGTTCTGCTATGCCGGAAGAATAAAAAAGATCTTGCTGAGATTCCTCGTGAAATCACAGAAGATATTAACTTCCTCTTTGTGGATGATGTGAATGAAGTCCTTAAGGTGGTCCTGGGCGTGGATCTTCCGCGCTGGACACCGATGGACTTTAAAACTCCTCCGAATCAACCCCTATTACCTGCAAGCTAA
- a CDS encoding hypothetical protein (COG0628 Predicted permease): MEISQETRSKIFKYFLLLLLCASFIFINWPFKFAIVIAAIFALGLNDFVYKISLKLKIKKWISVVFILSLGFALFWVPVGIAISRIIMHVSKPELIKTDDLINQVHHLKDFFIEWLQKFSSWTGTDLANPARTALENMVSKTGQFLFDFSSQFLAQMPNIFLQSFVFLLILIVLLLKSETIFATIRKYTPLSDETFVRLVAVSKNSCYVTLFSTLVIGFIQALIVGIGSLIFKEGDFWLVLAITFFVSFIPVIGAAPVSFLLAILAFIGGRTGSGIGMTVIGLVAGSIDNVIKPFMVGKEHKINPVVGFTCVVGAILMMGLPGLLIGPVVMNLFVGVTPLLLKGSAKTT; the protein is encoded by the coding sequence ATGGAGATTTCTCAAGAGACTCGTTCGAAAATATTTAAGTACTTTCTGCTTCTACTTCTTTGCGCCTCGTTTATATTTATCAACTGGCCTTTTAAGTTTGCGATTGTGATCGCTGCGATATTTGCTCTCGGCCTGAATGACTTTGTATACAAGATTTCTTTGAAGCTTAAAATCAAGAAATGGATCAGCGTGGTCTTTATTCTCTCGCTCGGGTTTGCCCTCTTCTGGGTACCTGTGGGAATTGCCATCAGCCGCATCATCATGCACGTGAGCAAACCAGAGTTGATTAAAACAGATGACCTCATCAATCAGGTTCATCACCTTAAAGATTTCTTCATCGAATGGTTGCAAAAGTTCTCTTCTTGGACTGGAACCGACCTCGCTAATCCAGCGCGCACGGCTCTTGAAAATATGGTCTCAAAAACAGGACAATTCCTTTTTGATTTCTCTTCCCAATTTCTTGCGCAAATGCCAAATATATTTTTGCAGAGCTTCGTATTTCTTCTGATCCTGATTGTGCTTTTACTAAAATCAGAAACTATCTTTGCGACCATTCGTAAATACACTCCTCTTTCAGATGAAACATTCGTGCGCCTCGTGGCTGTCTCCAAGAACAGCTGTTATGTTACGCTATTCTCAACTTTAGTGATTGGGTTTATTCAAGCTCTGATTGTAGGTATTGGAAGTTTGATTTTTAAAGAAGGTGATTTTTGGCTCGTGCTTGCCATCACATTTTTCGTCTCATTTATCCCAGTAATTGGCGCTGCTCCCGTGAGTTTTCTATTGGCGATTTTAGCTTTTATCGGTGGACGTACAGGTTCGGGAATCGGGATGACTGTGATCGGTCTAGTTGCGGGCTCTATCGATAACGTGATTAAACCCTTCATGGTAGGGAAAGAACACAAAATCAATCCTGTGGTGGGCTTTACATGCGTAGTTGGAGCTATCTTAATGATGGGCCTACCAGGATTGCTGATAGGCCCCGTTGTGATGAATCTCTTTGTGGGAGTCACCCCACTCTTACTTAAAGGTTCCGCAAAAACGACTTAA